Proteins found in one bacterium genomic segment:
- a CDS encoding aminotransferase class I/II-fold pyridoxal phosphate-dependent enzyme, giving the protein MAGRGDDWLDDGDGDWQDGDWNDDEFRRVGYAFVDLMAEYLQGLEGRRVYGPVSPAGLDDLFAEDLPEEGASSADLLTECRAKIFPNSMAIGSRRYFGMMNPAPLPVAVFADALASAMNQNAASWRNAPAATAVEKRVIRWLCALFGLGDAAFGTLVPGGSFANITGLKLAMNRSLGRNLETWDPEEAPHLAATAKLRFYVSNQAHYSFRKAIDLLGLGHGQLRKIPVDGLFRIDLAALEAALKADREAGLVPCCVIGIAGTTNTGSIDKLDRLADLAAAHDCWYHVDAAYGGAVVLSEKYRPMLKGIERADSITVDPHKWFYVPFEAGGILVRDGDLLRETFLVRPEYYMERRSDGATAPDPRSFHMGERVNFFQYGLHGSRRFNALKLWLAMKSVGRRRFAAWVEKDIELARVLAGLLQRAPEFRLIGPNTLGICTFRWEPNGAPRTPEQVDQLNRDLQELVEREGDAWFSHTILNGRVALRVNFENRQMRREDVLRLLSVLRRAADRLRP; this is encoded by the coding sequence ATGGCCGGACGCGGCGACGACTGGCTGGACGACGGCGACGGCGACTGGCAGGACGGGGACTGGAACGACGACGAGTTCCGCCGCGTCGGCTACGCCTTCGTCGACCTCATGGCCGAGTACCTGCAGGGGCTGGAGGGCCGCCGCGTCTACGGGCCGGTCTCGCCCGCGGGCCTCGACGACCTCTTCGCCGAGGACCTGCCCGAGGAGGGCGCTTCGAGCGCCGACCTGCTGACCGAGTGCCGCGCCAAGATCTTCCCCAACTCGATGGCCATCGGCAGCCGCCGCTACTTCGGCATGATGAACCCGGCGCCGCTGCCGGTGGCCGTGTTCGCCGACGCGCTGGCCTCGGCCATGAACCAGAACGCCGCCTCGTGGCGCAACGCGCCGGCGGCGACGGCCGTGGAGAAGCGGGTCATCCGCTGGCTGTGCGCGCTGTTCGGCCTGGGCGACGCGGCCTTCGGCACCCTGGTGCCGGGCGGCTCCTTCGCCAACATCACCGGCCTGAAGCTGGCGATGAACCGCTCCCTGGGGCGCAACCTCGAGACCTGGGACCCCGAGGAAGCGCCGCACCTGGCCGCGACCGCGAAGCTGCGCTTCTACGTCTCCAACCAGGCGCACTACTCGTTCCGCAAGGCGATCGACCTGCTCGGGCTGGGCCACGGCCAGCTGCGCAAGATCCCCGTGGACGGCCTGTTCCGCATCGACCTCGCCGCGCTCGAAGCGGCCCTGAAGGCGGACCGCGAGGCCGGCCTGGTGCCCTGCTGCGTCATCGGCATCGCCGGCACCACCAACACCGGCAGCATCGACAAGCTCGACCGGCTGGCCGACCTGGCCGCGGCGCACGACTGCTGGTACCACGTCGACGCCGCCTACGGCGGCGCGGTCGTGCTCAGCGAGAAGTACCGGCCCATGCTCAAGGGCATCGAGCGCGCCGACTCGATCACCGTCGACCCGCACAAGTGGTTCTACGTGCCCTTCGAGGCGGGCGGCATCCTGGTGCGCGACGGCGACCTGCTGCGCGAGACCTTCCTGGTCCGTCCCGAATACTACATGGAGCGGCGCAGCGACGGCGCCACGGCGCCCGACCCGCGCAGCTTCCACATGGGGGAGCGGGTCAACTTCTTCCAGTACGGCCTGCACGGCAGCCGCCGCTTCAACGCGCTGAAGCTGTGGCTGGCGATGAAGAGCGTGGGCCGCCGGCGCTTCGCGGCCTGGGTGGAGAAGGACATCGAACTGGCCCGGGTCCTGGCCGGCCTGCTGCAGCGCGCGCCCGAATTCCGCCTGATCGGGCCCAACACCCTGGGGATCTGCACCTTCCGCTGGGAGCCCAACGGCGCCCCGCGCACGCCCGAGCAGGTCGACCAGCTCAACCGCGACCTGCAGGAGCTGGTGGAGCGCGAGGGCGACGCCTGGTTCAGCCACACCATCCTGAACGGGCGCGTGGCCCTGCGCGTCAACTTCGAGAACCGCCAGATGCGCCGCGAGGACGTGCTGCGCCTGCTGTCGGTGCTGCGCCGCGCGGCCGACCGGCTGCGACCCTGA
- a CDS encoding protein-disulfide reductase DsbD family protein, which produces MCRRLLTLSILLLAAALASAEGLRDSGSVVKMTVQPKSVTAAVGDQVSWTVTLDIDKGWHLYAHGDPKYYGIAVTGLDSLPLVGAEVAYPAGKKGKFLDETVQLLEGRQALTIGGFLAAEPTGPMLLELELQACDEKSCLAPAFLQVPLVVEPKR; this is translated from the coding sequence ATGTGCCGACGCCTGCTGACGCTGTCGATCCTGTTGCTGGCCGCCGCCCTCGCCTCCGCCGAGGGCCTGCGCGACTCCGGGTCCGTGGTCAAGATGACCGTGCAGCCCAAGTCCGTGACCGCCGCCGTGGGGGACCAGGTCTCCTGGACGGTGACCCTGGACATCGACAAGGGCTGGCACCTCTACGCGCACGGCGACCCCAAGTACTACGGCATCGCCGTGACCGGACTGGACAGCCTGCCCCTGGTCGGCGCCGAGGTGGCGTACCCGGCGGGGAAGAAGGGCAAGTTCCTGGACGAGACGGTGCAGTTGCTCGAGGGCCGCCAGGCGCTGACGATCGGCGGCTTCCTTGCCGCCGAACCGACCGGCCCGATGCTGCTCGAGCTGGAGCTGCAGGCCTGCGACGAGAAGTCCTGCCTCGCCCCGGCCTTCCTGCAGGTGCCGCTCGTGGTCGAGCCGAAGCGATGA
- a CDS encoding response regulator, with the protein MNGPRILLVEDDPDNRRLLQTMLLKLGCAVDAVADGESALAALGGASYACVLMDVQLPGIDGLEATRRLRESGLTGLPVIAVTAHAMQGDRERCLKAGMNAYLTKPLTMEMLGKALREAGVG; encoded by the coding sequence ATGAACGGACCGCGCATCCTGCTGGTCGAGGACGACCCGGACAACCGCCGGCTGCTGCAGACCATGCTGCTGAAGCTGGGCTGCGCCGTCGACGCCGTGGCCGACGGCGAGTCGGCCTTGGCGGCGCTCGGCGGCGCGTCCTACGCCTGCGTGCTGATGGACGTGCAGCTGCCGGGCATCGACGGCCTCGAAGCCACGCGCCGGCTGCGCGAGAGCGGGCTGACCGGGCTGCCCGTCATCGCGGTCACCGCCCACGCGATGCAGGGCGACCGCGAACGTTGCCTGAAGGCCGGCATGAACGCCTACCTGACCAAGCCGCTGACGATGGAGATGCTGGGCAAAGCGTTGCGGGAGGCCGGGGTGGGCTGA
- a CDS encoding FlgD immunoglobulin-like domain containing protein encodes MGLTRILLATATLALIGACNDATPPDETNSDIRGRVVDAQGQPVAGAAVVLQYATTPPMTGKQDKPQTQIEFDLRESGHLSVWISDYCDDSTLRWLADGDYPAGTHAFTWNGLDDEGRILPDGAYQCHVVTDDGERTWTLLLLFQEYGGFAADAAVAPLAVTDGGGRFTLAQACLPFGYVYEVENGLGELVEVFTINRDVQVWAFSEDAGASGSSAVVTVDPETGADITVTLDP; translated from the coding sequence ATGGGCCTGACCAGAATCCTGCTCGCGACCGCGACCCTGGCGCTGATCGGCGCCTGCAACGACGCCACGCCGCCCGACGAAACGAACAGCGACATCCGCGGCCGGGTCGTCGATGCACAGGGCCAGCCGGTGGCCGGTGCGGCGGTGGTCCTGCAGTACGCCACGACTCCGCCCATGACGGGGAAACAGGACAAGCCCCAGACGCAGATCGAATTCGATTTGAGAGAGTCGGGCCACCTCTCGGTCTGGATCAGCGACTATTGTGATGACAGCACCCTGCGCTGGCTCGCCGACGGGGATTATCCCGCGGGAACCCACGCGTTCACGTGGAACGGGTTGGACGACGAGGGCCGGATCCTGCCGGACGGCGCCTACCAGTGTCACGTGGTGACGGATGACGGAGAACGCACCTGGACCCTGCTGCTCCTGTTCCAGGAGTACGGCGGGTTCGCGGCGGACGCCGCCGTGGCGCCGCTGGCGGTCACCGACGGAGGCGGCAGGTTCACGCTGGCGCAGGCGTGCCTGCCCTTCGGGTACGTCTACGAGGTGGAAAACGGTCTCGGTGAACTCGTCGAGGTGTTCACCATCAATCGCGACGTCCAGGTCTGGGCCTTCAGTGAAGACGCCGGCGCCAGCGGGTCGAGCGCCGTCGTGACCGTCGATCCCGAAACCGGCGCCGACATCACGGTGACGCTCGATCCGTGA